One window from the genome of Lysobacter helvus encodes:
- a CDS encoding HAD family hydrolase, translating into MTSNAGDPLPSWNDGAARRAILDFVAGATRNGGPQFVPPEERIAVFDNDGTLWAEKPMYFQLLFVLDRIRALAPHHPEWRDTEPFKSVLAGNIAGVAASGEHGAMVLLAATHAGMTTEEFSAIVRDWMSAARHPATGKPYNGMTYVPMQELMQHLRANGFKTYIVSGGGQEFMRPWVEAAYGVPPEHVVGSYVDLKFEVRDGTPVLLKVPSIGLVDDHAGKPVGIQRFIGRRPVFAFGNSDGDFEMLQWTTAGEGARFGAILHHTDDKREFAYDRDSKVGKLDKALDAANDNGWVVVDMAQDWKRVFADAATD; encoded by the coding sequence ATGACGTCGAACGCAGGCGATCCGCTGCCGTCGTGGAACGACGGCGCGGCGCGGCGCGCGATCCTGGATTTCGTCGCCGGGGCAACGCGCAACGGCGGGCCGCAGTTCGTCCCGCCGGAAGAACGCATTGCGGTGTTCGACAACGACGGCACGCTGTGGGCCGAGAAGCCGATGTATTTCCAGCTGCTGTTCGTGCTGGACCGCATCCGCGCGCTGGCGCCGCACCATCCGGAATGGCGCGACACCGAACCCTTCAAGTCCGTGCTCGCCGGCAACATCGCGGGCGTGGCGGCGAGCGGCGAACACGGCGCGATGGTGCTGCTGGCGGCCACGCACGCCGGCATGACGACGGAGGAATTCAGCGCCATCGTGCGCGACTGGATGTCCGCCGCGCGCCATCCCGCGACCGGCAAGCCGTACAACGGGATGACCTATGTGCCGATGCAGGAGCTGATGCAACACCTGCGCGCGAACGGCTTCAAGACGTACATCGTGTCGGGCGGCGGGCAGGAGTTCATGCGGCCGTGGGTCGAAGCCGCGTACGGCGTGCCGCCAGAGCACGTGGTCGGCAGCTACGTCGACCTGAAGTTCGAAGTGCGCGACGGCACCCCGGTGCTGCTGAAAGTCCCGTCGATCGGCCTGGTCGACGACCACGCCGGCAAGCCGGTCGGCATCCAGCGCTTCATCGGGCGGCGCCCGGTGTTCGCATTCGGCAATTCCGACGGCGATTTCGAAATGTTGCAGTGGACGACGGCGGGCGAGGGCGCACGCTTCGGCGCGATCCTCCACCACACCGACGACAAGCGCGAGTTCGCCTACGACCGCGATTCGAAGGTCGGCAAGCTCGACAAGGCGCTGGACGCGGCGAACGACAACGGCTGGGTCGTCGTGGACATGGCGCAGGACTGGAAGCGGGTGTTCGCCGACGCGGCGACGGACTAG
- a CDS encoding acyl-CoA thioesterase, with protein sequence MSERQRSLTLQFLAEPTDVNFGGKVHGGAVMKWIDQAGFAAAVGWSGRYCVTVAVDGIRFVAPVKISDLVAVNATLVRTGRTSMQFAVDVRARNPLGGDDRLCTHCIISFVAVDRETGATMEVPSWSPVNDEDKRLNEYAEKVMALSKGIEETVARYAPAKT encoded by the coding sequence ATGAGCGAACGCCAGCGCAGCCTCACCCTGCAGTTCCTCGCCGAACCCACCGACGTGAATTTCGGCGGCAAGGTCCATGGCGGCGCGGTGATGAAGTGGATCGACCAGGCGGGCTTCGCGGCCGCGGTCGGATGGAGCGGCCGCTACTGCGTCACCGTGGCCGTCGACGGCATCCGGTTCGTCGCGCCGGTGAAGATCTCCGACCTCGTGGCCGTCAACGCAACGCTCGTGCGCACCGGCCGCACGTCGATGCAGTTCGCGGTGGACGTGCGCGCGCGCAACCCGCTCGGTGGCGACGATCGCCTGTGCACGCACTGCATCATCTCCTTCGTCGCGGTGGATCGCGAAACGGGCGCGACGATGGAAGTGCCGTCGTGGTCGCCGGTGAACGACGAAGACAAGCGGCTGAACGAGTACGCCGAGAAAGTCATGGCCCTGAGCAAGGGCATCGAGGAAACCGTGGCGCGCTATGCGCCGGCGAAAACCTGA
- a CDS encoding tyrosine/phenylalanine carboxypeptidase domain-containing protein produces the protein MAAVGVNTVANAGEDLSRLQAWDSALVKLGKKITVLKCIEWPIEVETRFLDGWKRGAPELPSPPPCTKTFKAEAEGLQTLMGQIDRGHPIGHWLYKTAWSYLVAARMLEGAGTEEFTRCSTYLYGRPDRRFRSQEITAADGAREMIRVTDEMTGPRITETRFDIPAEEFARRLRDRIGPIFCDDDVAIVLDPNLPSKATACSTRITLRATALFSERDLDQLAEHEAFIHTLTALNGKHQPNFRALALGAPRTTKTQEGLATFSEIITGAIDIARLRRIALRVVMLEKALAGADFIEIFKGFLDAGQSEIESYRSAARLFRGGDVRGRICFTKDGAYLEGVMIVHAFIRKVLQEGRGELLPLLFAGRVTTADVLTLAPYLESGVIAHAHYVPPWARDPQRVLATMAYSAGTQRLRMDTFDLQRFVAYEDEVIAESGIGA, from the coding sequence ATGGCCGCAGTCGGTGTGAACACGGTGGCGAACGCAGGCGAAGACCTCTCGCGCCTGCAGGCGTGGGACAGCGCGCTCGTCAAGCTCGGCAAGAAGATCACGGTGCTGAAATGCATCGAATGGCCGATCGAGGTCGAAACGCGCTTCCTCGACGGTTGGAAGCGCGGCGCGCCGGAACTGCCCTCGCCGCCGCCGTGCACGAAGACCTTCAAGGCCGAAGCCGAAGGCCTGCAAACGCTGATGGGCCAGATCGACCGCGGCCATCCGATCGGCCACTGGCTCTACAAGACCGCGTGGAGCTACCTCGTCGCCGCGCGCATGCTCGAAGGCGCCGGCACGGAAGAATTCACGCGCTGCTCCACGTACCTCTACGGGCGCCCGGACAGGCGCTTCCGCAGCCAGGAGATCACCGCCGCCGACGGCGCGCGCGAAATGATCCGCGTCACCGACGAGATGACGGGCCCGCGGATCACGGAAACGCGCTTCGACATTCCGGCCGAAGAATTCGCACGCAGGCTGCGCGACCGCATCGGCCCGATCTTCTGCGACGACGATGTCGCGATCGTGCTGGATCCCAACCTGCCGTCGAAGGCCACCGCCTGCAGCACCCGCATCACGCTGCGCGCCACCGCGCTGTTCTCCGAGCGCGACCTCGACCAGCTGGCCGAGCACGAAGCCTTCATCCACACGCTCACCGCGCTCAACGGCAAGCACCAGCCGAATTTCCGCGCGCTCGCCCTGGGCGCGCCGCGCACGACGAAGACGCAGGAAGGCCTGGCCACGTTCTCCGAGATCATCACCGGGGCGATCGACATCGCACGCCTGCGCCGCATCGCGTTGCGCGTGGTGATGCTGGAGAAGGCGCTCGCGGGCGCGGACTTCATCGAGATCTTCAAGGGATTCCTCGATGCCGGGCAGAGCGAGATCGAAAGCTATCGCAGCGCCGCGCGGCTGTTCCGCGGCGGCGACGTGCGCGGCCGCATCTGCTTCACGAAGGACGGGGCGTACCTCGAAGGCGTGATGATCGTGCACGCCTTCATCCGCAAGGTGCTGCAGGAAGGGCGGGGCGAATTGCTGCCGTTGCTGTTCGCCGGCCGCGTGACCACCGCCGATGTGCTCACGCTCGCGCCTTACCTGGAAAGCGGCGTGATCGCCCACGCGCATTACGTGCCGCCGTGGGCGCGCGATCCGCAACGCGTGCTCGCGACCATGGCGTATTCCGCCGGCACGCAGCGCCTGCGCATGGACACGTTCGACCTGCAACGGTTCGTTGCCTACGAAGACGAAGTCATCGCCGAATCCGGCATCGGAGCCTGA
- a CDS encoding NAD(P)-dependent alcohol dehydrogenase produces the protein MNTKAYGAPAGDKPLEPMDIQRRAPGARDVQIEIKYCGVCHSDLHTVRAEWGGTQFPCVPGHEIVGHVTAVGSDVKSYKVGDTVGVGCLVDSCQRCASCAEGLEQYCENGFVGTYNGPTDDPPGYTFGGYSQRIVVDEKFVLKIRHPEDQLAAVAPLLCAGITTYSPLRHWKAGPGKKVGVVGIGGLGHMGIKLSHAMGAHTVAFTTSEGKRQDALDLGADEVVISKDPAQMAKHAGSFDFILNTVAAPHDLDAFTALLKRDGTMCLVGAPPTPHPSPNVAVLIFGRKAIAGSLIGGLPETQEMLDFCAERGIVSDIEMIKVQDIDHAYERMLKSDVKYRFVIDSATLA, from the coding sequence ATGAACACGAAAGCCTACGGCGCACCCGCCGGCGACAAGCCGCTCGAACCGATGGACATCCAGCGCCGCGCCCCCGGTGCGCGCGACGTGCAGATCGAGATCAAGTATTGCGGCGTGTGTCATTCGGACCTGCACACCGTGCGCGCCGAATGGGGCGGCACGCAGTTTCCGTGCGTGCCGGGGCACGAGATCGTCGGGCATGTCACGGCAGTGGGCAGCGACGTCAAAAGCTACAAGGTCGGCGACACCGTCGGCGTCGGCTGCCTCGTCGACAGCTGCCAGCGTTGCGCCAGTTGCGCCGAAGGCCTGGAACAGTATTGCGAAAACGGTTTTGTCGGCACCTACAACGGGCCGACGGACGATCCGCCGGGCTACACCTTCGGCGGGTATTCGCAGCGCATCGTCGTGGACGAGAAGTTCGTGCTGAAGATCCGCCATCCCGAGGACCAGCTCGCCGCCGTCGCGCCGCTGCTGTGCGCGGGTATCACCACGTATTCGCCGTTGCGCCACTGGAAGGCCGGCCCCGGCAAGAAGGTCGGCGTCGTCGGCATCGGCGGGCTCGGGCACATGGGCATCAAGCTGTCGCATGCGATGGGCGCGCACACCGTGGCGTTCACCACCAGCGAGGGCAAGCGCCAGGATGCGCTGGACCTGGGCGCCGACGAGGTCGTGATCTCGAAGGATCCCGCGCAGATGGCCAAGCATGCGGGCTCGTTCGATTTCATCCTCAACACGGTCGCCGCACCGCACGACCTCGACGCCTTCACCGCGCTGCTCAAGCGCGACGGCACGATGTGCCTGGTCGGCGCGCCGCCCACCCCGCATCCGAGCCCCAACGTGGCCGTGCTGATCTTCGGGCGCAAGGCGATCGCCGGCTCGCTGATCGGCGGCTTGCCGGAAACGCAGGAGATGCTCGATTTCTGCGCCGAGCGCGGCATCGTGTCCGACATCGAGATGATCAAGGTGCAGGACATCGACCACGCGTACGAACGCATGTTGAAGAGCGACGTGAAGTATCGGTTCGTGATCGACAGCGCGACGCTGGCCTGA
- a CDS encoding STAS/SEC14 domain-containing protein: MPIQIRPTDEAGLVLARISALMTLEDQQVLEALAKTAIDAGLDTRLLVELDDFNGWAKNDRWGDDIAYMLNYADRIRRMAIVGDARWQDEALAFVGQGFRATDVRYFAPDALEEANAWIREPQADRR; this comes from the coding sequence ATGCCGATCCAGATCCGACCGACCGACGAAGCAGGCCTCGTGCTTGCGCGCATCTCGGCCCTGATGACGCTGGAGGACCAGCAGGTCCTCGAAGCGCTGGCGAAGACCGCCATCGATGCCGGCCTGGACACGCGGCTGCTGGTGGAGCTGGACGACTTCAACGGCTGGGCGAAAAACGACCGCTGGGGCGACGACATCGCGTACATGCTCAATTACGCCGATCGCATCCGCCGCATGGCCATCGTCGGCGACGCGCGCTGGCAGGACGAGGCGCTGGCGTTCGTCGGGCAGGGCTTCCGCGCCACCGACGTCCGCTACTTCGCGCCGGATGCGTTGGAAGAAGCGAACGCGTGGATTCGCGAGCCGCAAGCCGACCGGCGGTGA
- a CDS encoding DUF4136 domain-containing protein, with the protein MNAPRLQTRLFGASFLVACSLALAGCASTPDVQTDHDPSANFTSFHTYYWAKEPETANPLAKQRLIDGIDARMRAEGLSLAPEGSADLAIIANVATQQQQSLDTFYSGGGYYGWGWGGMGTATTTVRTYTVGTLVLDMFDAKTKKAVWRGVASGTVPDSKEKLATAVNAGLDKMFADFPPGSAGK; encoded by the coding sequence ATGAACGCGCCCCGGCTCCAGACACGGTTGTTCGGCGCAAGCTTCCTCGTCGCGTGCAGCCTGGCGTTGGCGGGCTGCGCATCGACGCCCGACGTGCAGACCGACCACGATCCGTCGGCCAACTTCACCAGCTTCCACACCTACTACTGGGCGAAGGAACCCGAAACCGCCAACCCGCTGGCGAAGCAGCGCCTGATCGATGGCATCGACGCCCGCATGCGCGCCGAAGGCCTGTCGCTCGCGCCGGAAGGCAGCGCGGACCTGGCGATCATCGCCAACGTGGCCACGCAGCAACAGCAATCGCTCGACACGTTCTACAGCGGCGGCGGCTATTACGGCTGGGGCTGGGGCGGCATGGGCACGGCGACGACCACCGTGCGCACCTACACCGTCGGCACGCTGGTGCTCGACATGTTCGACGCGAAGACGAAGAAGGCGGTGTGGCGCGGCGTGGCCAGCGGCACGGTGCCGGATTCTAAGGAGAAGCTCGCCACCGCCGTCAACGCGGGCCTGGACAAGATGTTCGCGGACTTCCCGCCGGGATCGGCGGGCAAGTAA
- a CDS encoding TonB-dependent receptor yields MQIPRHTARWLGLAASMASAGALAQSTATPEQLDTVIVLGRRASLVGEAISASEGEVGPTEISARPMLRTGDLLEFVPGLVATQHSGSGKANQYFLRGFNLDHGTDFATWVDGMPVNMRTHGHGQGWTDLNFLIPETVETLTYRKGTYYADVGDFASTGSARFAIADKATQGEVAVTAGEHGYARAVVVDSLQVGGRDLYFAGELQQGDGPWTDIDEDVRKRNALVRYSGAVGTGRGHVMLMAYRNQWNSPDQIPERAVEAGLISEFGSLDTTVGGESSRYSLSTGWEGPAFGGQFRADAYVVKSTLDLWSDFTYFLDDPDNGDQFEQVDDRTLYGFSASQQWDAGKQHWRVGVEGRFDDIGEVGLFRTRDRARLSTVRDDAVEEGSLGVFVAQEYRFNDQWRSYLGVRRDEYDFKVDSSLAANSGDARDGRTSYKGSLAYRPSQALELYASYGTGFHSNDARGTTIRVDPVTGDPAQRVDALVPSKGYELGSRMYLGDRLQATLAAWSLHLDSELLFVGDAGITEPSRPSQRRGVELGVYWFGGERYVASFEASRTNARFTDTDAVGNEIPGSIPLVVSAGLTGRYAHGWTATAQLKHFGAYPLIEDGSVESNGSTLVNLRVGREWGRWTFNADLLNALDSDDHDIDYLYASRLQGEPAEGVEDVHFHVFAPRSLRLTALLRF; encoded by the coding sequence ATGCAGATTCCCCGACATACCGCGCGCTGGCTCGGCCTGGCCGCCTCGATGGCTTCGGCGGGCGCTCTGGCGCAAAGCACCGCCACGCCGGAACAGCTCGACACGGTCATCGTCCTCGGTCGCCGCGCCAGCCTCGTCGGGGAAGCCATCAGCGCATCCGAAGGGGAAGTCGGCCCCACGGAGATTTCCGCCAGGCCGATGCTGCGCACCGGCGATCTCCTCGAGTTCGTGCCCGGCCTCGTCGCCACGCAACATTCGGGCAGCGGCAAGGCCAACCAGTATTTCCTGCGCGGCTTCAACCTCGACCACGGCACCGACTTTGCGACGTGGGTGGATGGCATGCCGGTCAACATGCGCACGCATGGCCACGGGCAAGGCTGGACGGATCTCAATTTCCTGATCCCGGAAACCGTCGAGACGCTCACGTATCGCAAGGGCACGTATTACGCGGACGTCGGGGATTTCGCATCGACGGGGTCGGCGCGCTTCGCGATTGCAGACAAGGCCACGCAAGGCGAGGTTGCAGTGACCGCGGGCGAACACGGGTATGCGCGTGCGGTCGTGGTGGATTCGTTGCAGGTCGGCGGTCGCGACCTGTACTTCGCCGGCGAACTGCAACAGGGCGACGGTCCGTGGACGGACATCGACGAAGACGTGCGCAAGCGCAACGCGCTCGTGCGGTACAGCGGCGCGGTCGGCACAGGCCGCGGGCACGTGATGCTGATGGCGTATCGCAACCAGTGGAATTCGCCGGACCAGATACCCGAGCGCGCCGTGGAGGCGGGGCTGATCTCCGAATTCGGTTCGCTCGACACAACGGTAGGCGGGGAGTCTTCGCGGTACAGCCTGTCGACCGGTTGGGAAGGCCCGGCCTTCGGCGGACAGTTCAGGGCCGATGCGTACGTGGTGAAAAGCACGCTGGACCTGTGGTCGGACTTCACCTACTTCCTGGACGACCCCGACAACGGCGACCAGTTCGAACAGGTCGACGATCGCACGCTGTACGGCTTCTCCGCATCGCAACAGTGGGACGCGGGCAAGCAGCACTGGCGCGTAGGCGTGGAAGGCCGCTTCGACGACATCGGCGAGGTCGGCCTGTTCCGCACGCGCGATCGCGCGCGCCTGTCGACGGTGCGCGACGACGCGGTGGAAGAGGGCAGCCTCGGCGTGTTCGTGGCGCAGGAATATCGCTTCAACGACCAGTGGCGCAGCTACCTCGGCGTGCGGCGCGACGAATACGACTTCAAGGTCGACAGCTCGCTGGCCGCCAATTCGGGCGACGCGCGCGACGGGCGCACGTCGTACAAGGGGAGCCTGGCGTATCGCCCGTCGCAGGCGCTGGAGCTCTACGCGAGCTACGGCACCGGCTTCCATTCCAACGACGCGCGCGGCACGACCATCCGCGTGGATCCGGTGACCGGGGATCCCGCGCAACGCGTGGATGCACTGGTGCCGTCGAAAGGTTACGAACTGGGATCGCGCATGTACCTCGGCGATCGATTGCAGGCGACGTTGGCGGCCTGGAGCCTGCACCTGGATTCCGAACTGCTGTTCGTCGGCGACGCGGGCATCACCGAGCCGAGTCGGCCGAGCCAGCGCCGGGGCGTGGAACTGGGCGTGTACTGGTTCGGCGGAGAGCGCTATGTCGCCAGCTTCGAGGCGTCACGCACGAACGCGCGGTTCACCGATACCGACGCGGTGGGCAACGAGATTCCCGGATCGATCCCGCTCGTCGTCAGTGCCGGCCTCACCGGCCGCTACGCGCACGGCTGGACTGCGACGGCGCAGCTGAAACACTTCGGTGCGTATCCGCTGATCGAAGACGGCAGCGTGGAATCCAACGGCTCCACGCTCGTCAACCTGCGCGTGGGCCGTGAATGGGGCCGCTGGACCTTCAACGCCGACCTGCTCAACGCGCTGGACAGCGACGACCACGACATCGACTACCTGTACGCCTCGCGCCTGCAGGGCGAGCCCGCCGAGGGCGTCGAAGACGTGCACTTCCACGTCTTCGCGCCGCGGTCCTTGCGGTTGACCGCGCTGCTGCGCTTCTGA
- a CDS encoding sodium/glutamate symporter, translated as MIALPLVGFMGTIALTDLETLAVGLAALVVAGWLHKLPVFSRIDVPVPVIGGVLMAVLASVLHRFNGTTFEFAGTLMNFFLLVFFTTVGLSAKLSALKSGGRPLVILCLVTVVLLVLQNVVGLLVARAAGANPFYGLLIGSVSFVGGPGTAAAWAKEAQAAGLANAPEVAVGAATLAVIVGAIVSGPITAWLVRRHHLHGPSGPTPANWVAPDRGAPAPAPPVSTILRVLLLIIIAVLVGDAANEWARGAGVVLPGFLTAMLAGALITNVADVIGARIAFAPVERGGEIALQCFLVMYLMGLKLWTLGPAIVPLLANLVAQLVLATLVGVLLLFRWLGKDYDAALTVGGFLGFGLSSMPVAMATMDSVAARHGPSPKAFLLIALAGSFFVDFANAFIVKAFLLLPGLN; from the coding sequence GTGATCGCTTTGCCGTTGGTCGGTTTCATGGGGACCATCGCGCTGACGGACCTGGAGACGCTGGCCGTCGGGCTGGCTGCGCTCGTCGTGGCCGGGTGGCTGCACAAGCTGCCGGTGTTCTCGCGCATCGACGTGCCGGTGCCGGTGATCGGCGGCGTGCTCATGGCGGTGCTCGCCAGCGTGCTGCATCGCTTCAACGGCACGACGTTCGAGTTCGCCGGCACGCTGATGAACTTCTTCCTGCTGGTGTTCTTCACGACGGTGGGGCTGTCGGCGAAATTGTCCGCGCTCAAGTCCGGCGGGCGTCCGCTGGTGATCCTGTGCCTGGTGACCGTGGTGTTGCTGGTGCTGCAGAACGTGGTGGGCCTGCTGGTCGCGCGCGCTGCCGGCGCGAATCCGTTCTACGGCTTGCTCATCGGCAGCGTGTCGTTCGTCGGCGGGCCGGGCACGGCCGCAGCCTGGGCGAAGGAGGCACAGGCCGCGGGGCTGGCGAATGCACCGGAAGTCGCGGTGGGCGCGGCGACGCTGGCGGTGATCGTGGGTGCGATCGTGTCGGGCCCGATCACGGCGTGGCTGGTGCGTCGCCACCACTTGCACGGGCCGTCGGGGCCGACGCCGGCGAACTGGGTGGCGCCCGATCGCGGCGCACCGGCGCCGGCGCCGCCGGTCTCCACGATCCTGCGCGTGCTGCTGCTGATCATCATCGCGGTGCTCGTCGGCGATGCGGCGAACGAATGGGCGCGCGGGGCCGGCGTGGTGTTGCCGGGATTCCTGACGGCGATGCTCGCCGGTGCGCTCATCACCAACGTGGCGGATGTCATCGGGGCGCGCATTGCGTTCGCGCCCGTCGAGCGCGGCGGCGAGATCGCGCTGCAATGTTTCCTCGTGATGTACCTGATGGGCCTGAAGCTGTGGACGCTGGGCCCGGCGATCGTGCCGTTGCTGGCGAACCTGGTGGCGCAACTGGTGCTCGCGACGCTGGTCGGCGTGCTGCTGCTGTTCCGCTGGCTCGGCAAGGATTACGACGCGGCGCTGACCGTCGGCGGTTTCCTGGGCTTCGGCCTGAGTTCGATGCCCGTGGCGATGGCCACGATGGACAGCGTGGCCGCGCGGCACGGGCCGTCGCCGAAGGCATTCCTGTTGATCGCACTCGCGGGTTCGTTCTTCGTCGACTTCGCGAACGCGTTCATCGTGAAGGCGTTCCTGCTGCTGCCTGGACTGAACTGA